From the genome of Gloeocapsa sp. DLM2.Bin57:
AAGCCATTAATTGGGGTTTAAGCGGTCCAATGTTGCGCGGCTCAGGGGTAAAATGGGACTTACGCAAGGTCGATCGTTATGAATGTTACGACGACTTCGATTGGGATGTTCATTGGGAAACCGCGGGAGATTGTTTCGCACGTTATTTAGTACGTATCCGCGAAATGCGCGAATCTAATAAAATTATCCTACAAGCTCTCAAAGGTATTCCAGGTGGACCATACGAAAATCTCGAAGCTAAACGCCTAGCAGAAGGGAAAAAATCACCCTGGTATGGCTTTGATTATCAATACATCGCTAAAAAAGTAGCCCCAACCTTTAAAATCCCCTCTGGTGAACATTATGTTCGTCTTGAAAGTGGTAAAGGTGAATTGGGCATCTTTATTGTGGGTAATGATAACGTCTTCCCTTGGCGTTGGAAAATCCGCGCTCCTGACTTTAATAACTTGCAAATTCTTCCCCATATCCTCAAAGGTGTCAAAGTTGCAGATATTATGGCGATTTTGGGTAGCATTGATATTATTATGGGGTCAGTAGATCGGTAAGTTTTTTTTCCAAATTAACGTGGTGATATCTCCTAAAATATTAGGTAAATCACCGCTTTTTTTATGCCTACAGAAATAGAACGTAAATTTCTCGTTAAACCAGCACAATGGCGATCGCCTAATCCTGGTGTTTTTTATTCTCAAGGTTATCTTACTACTAATCAGGGTTTAACCGTGCGGGTACGTATCGCAGGTGCGCAAGCTTTTCTCACTATCAAAGGACCTACTCAAAATTACTCTAGATTAGAGTTTGAGTACCCTATTCCCCTAGCTGATGCTCAAATCATGTTAGATACCCTTTGCGATCGCCCTTTAATCGAAAAAATTCGTTATCAAGTACAACATCAAGGCTTAATTTGGTCAATAGATGAGTTTAAGGGTGATAATGCAGGGTTAATGATTGCTGAAGTGGAATTAACGACAGAAAATCAATTAGTTGAATTACCAGATTGGGTCGGAGAAGAAGTGTCTCATGATACTAAGTACTATAACGCTAGTTTAGTTAAATATCCTTATTCTCAATGGTAATAATGATCAGAAAATGTCAATTTAGGTCAATTACTCTGTTAAGATCATAATT
Proteins encoded in this window:
- a CDS encoding CYTH domain-containing protein, which translates into the protein MPTEIERKFLVKPAQWRSPNPGVFYSQGYLTTNQGLTVRVRIAGAQAFLTIKGPTQNYSRLEFEYPIPLADAQIMLDTLCDRPLIEKIRYQVQHQGLIWSIDEFKGDNAGLMIAEVELTTENQLVELPDWVGEEVSHDTKYYNASLVKYPYSQW